ACCCAAGAAGTGTTTCTTCTCTAGTTACCTGACAACAAATGTGTCAAGTCGTAGAGGGAAGAATCACTTTACCCTCAGTTGGGACCCCTTGATTGTCTTATTAACAAACAAGGCACACAAGCTAAGGGAAGTCAAACCACTGTTCAAAGTCACATTAACCTGTCAACTTAATTTATAATAAGTCTTAAATCATCAAAATACTATGCACTTGCGCTTTTGACATTTGGTAAGTTTTCCCATATCTAAAACTTGTCgctttttttctaataacattCCTATACCTTACAATTTGATTATACTCAATGATGAGAATGGCCTCAACTCCATGTACAAGGAACAATGCCCGGATTTAATATGATTCAACACAATTAAAAGGTGTAAAAATATTTGATAACTGCCAGCTCCATTGGCAAACATGCATCTGTTCACACCGGGTGCATCAGGTAACAATCTACAATAACAATTGAGCACCAAATTGGCCAACTTACTGGAAACTGGAGGTGTCTAGTCTAATGTGTAGTCTCAATTGTCCCTGCACACCTTCACTCTTGAAACAGCTACACCAGTAAAACTTATTAATAGTTCGAGATTTGTTGCTCTAACCTCTACTCCAAAAACACCTAACAGCTATCAGGTCGAACTCATCAagatctccaagtacattattcTTATTTAAATCAGCTACTATTTACCTGCTCCTTAGCAATCTTTTTACCATGTGGCTGGCATATCCGAGTGATTACTCACGGCCATGTTTCTTACcatttttacttaacacaaaaTATTGCAATAAGTCATACAGGTAAGAATTTACTATGCCCCAAGCTTGACCCCTTGACTGCATAAAAACAACCAGGGAACACATAAATTGGGGTTTCACTATAAAAAATTACACAAGAACTTTTTAAACTACACCTAGACAAGTCTCtaatgaaaaatacacaaaaccaACAGGACAGGATCACTACTACTTTGGTTCTGCATTCTCATTTGAAAAGAACTCGTGCAACTTGTTCAAAACAGATCTGTTACGCGTTACTCTAGGCTGGCCACTGGAGGTTGGCTCACTTAGCACTTTCTCAAGAAGCTCCTTTCCGCCATCAACAAAGGCATGTCTAAGATTGTCTAAAGTCAAACCAGACTTGCCAACCGTTTCTGCCATGCCACTTGAAAGATGTTTGGAGTTAATAAGGGACTTGAGTGACTCAGCATTCTCCTTGCCCTTTTTGCTATATTCAATGTAATCCAAGAGAGACTGGTAGGTGAATGAAAACTTGAGCAGTTTTTTGTCACTCAATTTATGCTTCATTACAAGTTTTTGCAGTGACTGTACATCAGCCAAGGAATCATGAGCCTCATAAGTCTCCTTTAAGATTTTTGACACAAGTTCCTCTTGCCTATAACTGGACATTTTTGGATAAAGTTCTTTAAACATGGGCAGTGTATCAATAAACCCAGTTACCAGCTGACCTAATTCCTCTAACAGACCAAATTTGTTGTAATTATTCACAAGGCGCCTTGCATCAAAGTTGTAACAATTGTGGGCCACAAGTACAACAGGTGCTAAAGGTCTTATCCAATTAAGCCATTTTTGTAATGCTTCACGAGGTTCTAAAGCTTCCACCTTCTTTCCTTTCAAATGCAAGGAACCAGAATCAAATGTCAACCCAGTTATTTCTGATGCTTTCCATGAAACTTTTTTGCTTGGTAAGATATATTGATTGAAGTATTGCTGACCAACCACAGAGGACAATTGGACAATATCACAGTCTGCCTCTAGCCCCGTTGTTTCTAAATCAAAATACACCACTAATTTTGGCATTAATTCAATGTGTTTCAGATGAACCTTTTCCACAGGAGGAGGAACAAATATGTCCGAGGATGAGCTGCCCCTAGGTGTAACATTTTCAACTACAGGAAGGGAAGTTGTGGTGTCAGAATCATACAGGGAAGAACCTCCATCAGAACTTTGGCTTTCTACTAAAGGAATAAGAGTTGGGATAGAACTCCCACTTGACCCTTGGTTGCTGTCTTGTTCCCTCGGCTTGTCCCCATCCAACCTAAAAACATGACAATTGTCAATGTTTTTATTTGGAGGTAAGAAACAACACGTTTCCCTTCAGTTCACTTCAGGAAAAATTCTAAAAACCACCTGCAAAAATCTCTGGATCTTTCCTAGCGACCCCTCAAGGGTTTTCAGGAGTCATTTCTTGGACTAATATTCCTTGGGGGTCATTACCTttatatttacactt
The nucleotide sequence above comes from Macrobrachium nipponense isolate FS-2020 chromosome 37, ASM1510439v2, whole genome shotgun sequence. Encoded proteins:
- the LOC135209055 gene encoding DNA polymerase III PolC-type-like, which translates into the protein MPKLVVYFDLETTGLEADCDIVQLSSVVGQQYFNQYILPSKKVSWKASEITGLTFDSGSLHLKGKKVEALEPREALQKWLNWIRPLAPVVLVAHNCYNFDARRLVNNYNKFGLLEELGQLVTGFIDTLPMFKELYPKMSSYRQEELVSKILKETYEAHDSLADVQSLQKLVMKHKLSDKKLLKFSFTYQSLLDYIEYSKKGKENAESLKSLINSKHLSSGMAETVGKSGLTLDNLRHAFVDGGKELLEKVLSEPTSSGQPRVTRNRSVLNKLHEFFSNENAEPK